The genomic window GAAATCGGCAAAGCGCGCGGTCACCTCGGTCAGCTGCTCGAGCAGCGCCTTGCGCGACGCGACGGGCTGCGATTGGCGCGACGCCCAGGCGCCCAGTTGCGAACCGCGCGGCCGTTTGGCCCAGTAATCGGCGGTGACCTGCGGATCCACCTTGGTGACCGGGCCGCGGATGTGGACCTGCCGGCCCAGCTGGAACCAGGGAAACGTCGCCGACGCGTACGGGTTCTCGGCCAACTCGAGGCCCTTGGCGGACTCATAGTTGGTGAAAAAGGAGATTCCGCTCTCATCGGCGCCCTTGCATAACACCGACCGGCTCGCCGGCCGGCCGGCGGCGACAGTTGCCAGCACCATGGCGTTGGGCTCGGCCAGACCGAACCGTTCGGCGTCGTCGATCCACTTACGGAACAGGGCAAGCCAGCCATCGGCCAGCCAGTCCGCGTCGAGGTCGGGGCTGCCGTCACGCTCGACGGACCCGTACTCAGTGCGCATCCGCTGCAGGTGGGCAGCGTCTGTATTCGGGTCTGATCCTGCCATCGCGCCAACGCTACCGGCCGTTGCTACCAGCCGGTAGCAATGCCCCAGACCCGGGGTGCAAGAATTTTCGTATGAGTGTGGTCCCGGAAAATTTCGTCCCCGGCCTCGAGGGTGTAGTGGCCTTCACCACCGAGATCGCCGAGCCCGACAAAGACGGCGGCGCGCTG from Mycobacterium shigaense includes these protein-coding regions:
- the pdxH gene encoding pyridoxamine 5'-phosphate oxidase; the protein is MRTEYGSVERDGSPDLDADWLADGWLALFRKWIDDAERFGLAEPNAMVLATVAAGRPASRSVLCKGADESGISFFTNYESAKGLELAENPYASATFPWFQLGRQVHIRGPVTKVDPQVTADYWAKRPRGSQLGAWASRQSQPVASRKALLEQLTEVTARFADFESVPVPPGWGGYLIAAEVVEFWQGRENRVHNRIRVVGGDVERLQP